The following are encoded together in the Funiculus sociatus GB2-C1 genome:
- a CDS encoding lysophospholipid acyltransferase family protein, translated as MGKDREPVSSLVLYHVFKWSVVSPVLHGYLRGRIYGSEQVPATGPLVVVSNHASDFDPPILSCCVRRPVAYMAKEELFKVPVLKQAIQLYGAYPVKRGSADRSAIRSALSLLEEGWAVGLFLQGTRTLDARITDPKLGAALIAAKAKAPLLPVSLWGTEAIFRKGSPVPRPVPVTVRIGQVIDAPSSTDRDELQEITQKCAAAIHALHDLGR; from the coding sequence ATGGGCAAAGATCGCGAACCTGTTTCGAGTTTAGTTCTGTATCATGTCTTCAAATGGTCGGTGGTAAGTCCTGTGCTGCACGGATACCTGCGGGGGCGCATCTATGGGTCGGAACAGGTGCCTGCTACGGGGCCATTGGTGGTGGTGAGCAATCATGCTAGTGACTTTGACCCGCCGATTTTGTCCTGCTGTGTGCGGCGACCTGTGGCATATATGGCGAAGGAGGAACTGTTTAAGGTTCCGGTTTTGAAGCAGGCAATTCAGTTATACGGTGCTTATCCGGTGAAGCGTGGTTCGGCAGACCGGAGTGCGATTCGTTCGGCGCTGTCTCTGCTGGAGGAAGGATGGGCTGTTGGTCTATTTTTGCAAGGGACGCGGACACTAGATGCCCGGATTACAGACCCCAAACTTGGGGCGGCGCTGATTGCGGCTAAGGCGAAAGCCCCGCTACTTCCAGTTAGTTTGTGGGGTACGGAGGCGATTTTTAGGAAAGGTTCGCCTGTACCGCGTCCGGTGCCTGTGACGGTGCGGATTGGTCAGGTAATTGATGCTCCTAGTTCGACAGATAGGGACGAGTTGCAGGAAATAACTCAAAAATGTGCGGCGGCGATTCATGCCCTGCACGACTTAGGGCGCTGA
- the plsX gene encoding phosphate acyltransferase PlsX has protein sequence MGSTRARIAIDAMGGDHAPAEIVAGALRAQEELGVEVLLVGDPHQIEATLKQHTSSHLPQIVPSEGTIEMHEEPLSGLKRKPKASINVAMDLVKQKQADAVVSAGHSGAAMASALLRLGRLRGIDRPAIGAVLPTMVASKSVLILDVGANVDCRPKFLEQFALMGSIYSQYVLGVDEPKVGLLNIGEEECKGNELAIRTHQKLQENSQISFIGNAEGRDVLTGRFDVIVCDGFVGNVLLKFAEAVGEAVLHILKEELPQGLHGQIGTALLKPNLKRIKQRVDHAEHGGCLLLGVAGICVISHGSSQAPSIFNAVRLAKEAIDNQVLERIQSQGRISQQSAVSGQEEV, from the coding sequence ATGGGATCGACTCGCGCACGGATCGCAATTGACGCTATGGGTGGCGACCACGCCCCCGCCGAAATCGTTGCAGGGGCGCTTAGAGCACAGGAAGAATTGGGCGTAGAGGTTTTGCTGGTGGGCGATCCTCATCAGATTGAAGCCACTCTCAAGCAACACACCAGTTCTCATCTTCCTCAAATTGTGCCTTCAGAAGGCACAATTGAAATGCACGAGGAGCCTCTAAGCGGGTTAAAACGCAAGCCCAAGGCTTCGATTAACGTGGCTATGGATTTGGTAAAACAAAAGCAGGCGGATGCAGTGGTTTCAGCAGGACACTCAGGAGCCGCTATGGCATCCGCACTGCTGCGACTGGGACGACTGCGGGGCATCGACCGTCCGGCAATTGGTGCAGTTTTGCCGACAATGGTAGCAAGTAAGTCGGTGCTAATTCTTGATGTCGGCGCAAATGTCGATTGTCGTCCTAAGTTCTTAGAACAGTTCGCACTGATGGGGTCAATTTATAGCCAGTATGTGCTGGGTGTTGATGAACCCAAGGTAGGACTGCTCAACATTGGGGAAGAAGAATGTAAAGGTAACGAATTGGCAATTCGGACTCACCAAAAGCTGCAAGAAAATTCGCAAATTTCCTTTATCGGCAATGCTGAAGGTCGAGATGTCCTCACGGGACGCTTTGATGTAATTGTTTGTGATGGTTTTGTAGGCAATGTTTTGTTGAAATTTGCCGAAGCGGTTGGTGAGGCGGTGTTGCATATCCTCAAGGAGGAGTTGCCTCAAGGACTGCACGGACAGATAGGCACGGCTTTGCTAAAACCGAATCTGAAGCGCATTAAGCAGCGCGTAGACCATGCGGAACACGGAGGTTGCCTATTACTGGGAGTGGCAGGAATTTGCGTTATCAGCCACGGTAGCTCCCAAGCTCCCTCGATTTTTAATGCGGTTCGCTTGGCGAAAGAAGCTATTGATAATCAGGTACTGGAGCGAATTCAGTCTCAAGGTCGGATTAGTCAGCAATCAGCAGTTAGCGGTCAGGAAGAAGTGTGA
- a CDS encoding nucleotidyltransferase family protein, whose translation MINNFAIVLAAGASTRMNSCKTSLMWRDRKNLLSYQVEEFLLAGITPIVVLGPHNWERRADCLPGSIAVINNQPSDGKTSSILIGLKHLPRDFHTLAISALDQPRSAWIYQKLLQASESSDAPITAPIYQGRMGHPLFFSPKVLPNLENLREESFGLRQVVQDFHPNIQQLKFDTSDVLMDLNTQESYQAEFLKLPSIPTLNYS comes from the coding sequence GTGATTAACAACTTTGCTATAGTTTTGGCAGCAGGCGCGTCTACCCGGATGAACTCTTGCAAAACTTCTTTAATGTGGCGCGATCGCAAAAATTTGTTATCTTATCAAGTAGAAGAATTTCTGCTTGCAGGTATTACACCTATAGTAGTTCTTGGCCCTCACAATTGGGAGCGACGTGCAGATTGCTTGCCGGGAAGTATAGCCGTTATTAATAACCAGCCCAGTGATGGGAAAACCAGTTCTATATTAATAGGTTTAAAGCATCTACCTAGAGACTTTCATACTTTAGCTATTTCAGCATTAGACCAACCTCGATCTGCGTGGATTTACCAAAAATTACTACAAGCAAGCGAATCTTCTGATGCACCTATTACTGCACCCATTTATCAAGGTAGAATGGGTCATCCTTTGTTTTTCTCGCCCAAAGTTCTGCCTAACCTAGAAAATTTGCGCGAAGAAAGTTTTGGTTTGCGGCAAGTAGTTCAAGATTTCCATCCCAATATTCAGCAATTGAAATTTGACACAAGTGATGTTTTGATGGATTTAAATACGCAGGAAAGTTATCAAGCTGAATTTCTCAAACTACCATCTATACCCACCCTCAATTATTCCTAA
- a CDS encoding XdhC family protein: MLYFYHQLAQALQQSPVVIATLTSIKGSVPREVGAKMIVFPNGQIIGTIGGGAGEAKVIKQALKVLETGEKQLVAIDLSGAPHRETQGVCGGIMQVWLERWSGTSTITLVNKIIKVLKSGNSGALVTPFDVAKFPYLIHPYSVTAAELEVSETVFIEPLLYPPTLLIIGAGHVALPLAKIAHLVGFQIVVQDDRAEFACVERFPQATAILAQPIGEAILNLPQTSQLYAALVTRGYAQDLAALRILLQRQVKYIGMIGSERRVRTVYKLLQNEGISLKLLHKVYAPIGLDIGALTPEEIAVSICAELIKVRRGGSGLSFSEIMGAASAENSPLIQKCF; the protein is encoded by the coding sequence ATGCTTTATTTTTATCACCAACTAGCGCAAGCTTTGCAACAAAGCCCAGTAGTTATTGCCACACTAACCAGCATCAAAGGTTCTGTTCCAAGAGAAGTGGGAGCAAAAATGATTGTTTTCCCCAACGGACAAATTATTGGGACAATTGGCGGCGGTGCAGGGGAAGCTAAAGTCATAAAACAAGCCTTAAAGGTGCTAGAAACGGGTGAAAAACAATTGGTAGCAATTGACTTATCTGGCGCACCGCATCGGGAAACTCAAGGAGTTTGTGGTGGAATAATGCAGGTATGGCTAGAACGTTGGTCAGGAACATCTACTATTACACTGGTAAACAAGATTATCAAAGTGCTGAAATCCGGCAATTCTGGAGCGCTGGTCACCCCGTTTGATGTTGCGAAATTTCCTTATCTAATTCACCCATATTCAGTAACAGCCGCAGAGTTAGAAGTTAGTGAAACTGTCTTCATTGAGCCTTTACTTTATCCACCAACTCTATTAATTATTGGCGCTGGTCACGTTGCCTTGCCGCTGGCGAAAATTGCACATTTAGTAGGGTTCCAAATCGTTGTTCAGGACGATAGAGCGGAATTTGCCTGTGTGGAAAGATTCCCCCAAGCAACAGCGATTCTGGCTCAGCCTATAGGCGAGGCAATATTAAATTTACCTCAGACTTCGCAATTGTATGCAGCGCTAGTTACAAGAGGATATGCACAGGATTTGGCAGCACTGCGAATTCTATTGCAGCGACAGGTAAAATATATTGGAATGATTGGGAGTGAAAGGCGTGTTAGAACTGTTTATAAATTGTTGCAAAATGAAGGAATTTCGCTGAAATTGCTACACAAAGTTTACGCTCCTATTGGTTTGGATATTGGCGCTTTAACTCCAGAGGAAATAGCTGTTAGCATTTGTGCGGAATTAATCAAAGTTCGTCGGGGCGGAAGTGGGTTATCTTTCTCTGAGATAATGGGAGCTGCTTCAGCAGAAAACTCTCCTTTAATTCAAAAGTGTTTCTAA
- a CDS encoding DUF2288 domain-containing protein has translation MSDLRAELAELLDEAEWNWLMPHAERDAVVVVDKGLDLLDVGVAIASDDVSSVQHWIVEQLIYKPSPEEKQDWNVNHKKRFNALIVSPYVLVQEYIPETPLSPQE, from the coding sequence ATGTCGGATTTAAGAGCAGAACTAGCAGAGTTGCTGGATGAGGCCGAGTGGAATTGGCTGATGCCTCATGCTGAACGCGATGCTGTGGTTGTTGTGGATAAAGGTTTGGATTTGCTGGATGTGGGGGTAGCGATCGCGTCTGATGATGTTTCCTCGGTGCAGCATTGGATTGTCGAACAGCTAATTTACAAGCCTTCCCCAGAAGAGAAGCAAGATTGGAACGTCAACCACAAAAAGCGATTCAACGCGCTGATCGTGTCGCCTTACGTTTTGGTGCAAGAATACATCCCCGAAACTCCCCTGAGTCCCCAAGAATAA
- the fabD gene encoding ACP S-malonyltransferase, which translates to MTKTAWVFPGQGSQAIGMGTDLLDLPDAKAKFEQAEQILGWSVPEICQSQEDKVSRTFYTQPCLYVVESILADMMRSSGHQPDLVAGHSLGEYVALYVAGVFDFEAGLNLVKRRAELMDNAFEGMMAALIGFDRTKLEQLIQETPDVVMANDNSSAQVVISGTVEATEALLSQVKAKRIVRLNVSGAFHSPLMVQAAAEFQQVLESVPFNSAQVPVLSNVEPIPAVEADVLKDRLIRQMTGSVRWREISLQLPLEGISRVVEIGPGKVLTGLIKRTCPDVILQNVGNVAELPTAK; encoded by the coding sequence ATGACAAAAACCGCATGGGTATTTCCGGGACAGGGTTCGCAAGCAATTGGAATGGGAACGGATTTATTAGACTTGCCAGATGCTAAGGCTAAATTTGAGCAAGCAGAGCAAATTTTAGGCTGGTCTGTTCCGGAAATTTGTCAAAGCCAGGAAGATAAGGTATCGCGTACTTTCTACACTCAGCCTTGTTTGTACGTGGTAGAAAGTATTTTGGCGGATATGATGCGCTCTTCAGGACACCAACCCGACTTGGTTGCTGGTCACAGTTTGGGAGAATACGTTGCTCTCTACGTTGCTGGTGTGTTTGACTTTGAAGCTGGTTTAAACTTGGTCAAGCGCCGCGCTGAATTGATGGATAATGCCTTTGAAGGGATGATGGCTGCCTTGATTGGGTTTGACCGCACCAAGCTGGAACAACTAATTCAGGAAACTCCCGACGTTGTAATGGCTAATGACAACAGTTCTGCTCAAGTTGTCATTTCTGGAACAGTAGAAGCAACAGAGGCACTACTATCTCAAGTAAAAGCCAAGCGTATTGTCCGCTTGAATGTGTCTGGTGCTTTTCACTCCCCGTTAATGGTTCAAGCTGCTGCTGAGTTCCAGCAAGTTTTGGAGTCTGTACCATTTAACTCGGCCCAAGTGCCTGTGCTGTCGAATGTGGAACCCATTCCTGCTGTAGAGGCGGATGTTTTGAAGGATCGCCTGATTCGGCAAATGACAGGATCGGTGCGGTGGCGAGAAATTTCCCTACAATTGCCATTAGAAGGGATTTCGCGGGTAGTGGAAATTGGCCCCGGCAAAGTTTTGACTGGTCTGATTAAGCGCACCTGTCCCGATGTCATTTTGCAGAATGTTGGTAACGTTGCCGAATTACCAACAGCAAAATAA
- a CDS encoding beta-ketoacyl-ACP synthase 3 translates to MIQQLGVGVAITGSGSAIPTVSLDNHQLCELVETNDEWITSRTGIRERRIAATESVSDLATVAAQNAIAMAGISPTDLDLIILATSTADDLFGSASSIQFRLGATKAVAFDLTAACSGFVFALATASQFIRTGVYQNVLVIGADILSRWVDWSDRKTCVLFGDGAGAVVMQASTSDRLLGFELKSDGTQHQSLNLGYKPQPKELVADVTVQEGSYQPITMNGKEIYRFAVQKVPEVIEKALFRANMSVDQIDWLILHQANQRILDAVAQRLNIPADKVISNLANYGNTSAASIPLALDEAVREGKIKQGDVIATSGFGAGLTWGAAIFQWGR, encoded by the coding sequence ATGATACAGCAATTAGGTGTCGGTGTCGCCATTACAGGGAGCGGTTCCGCGATACCGACAGTTTCCCTGGATAATCACCAACTGTGTGAGTTGGTGGAAACGAACGATGAGTGGATAACATCGCGCACTGGCATACGTGAGCGGCGGATAGCGGCTACTGAGTCGGTAAGCGATCTCGCTACGGTTGCGGCTCAAAATGCGATCGCTATGGCGGGAATTTCTCCAACTGACCTGGATTTGATTATTCTGGCAACCTCAACTGCTGACGATTTGTTTGGCAGTGCCTCATCAATTCAGTTTCGGTTAGGGGCAACAAAAGCGGTAGCCTTTGATTTAACAGCCGCTTGCTCTGGGTTTGTCTTTGCTTTGGCGACGGCATCGCAATTTATCCGCACTGGCGTATATCAAAACGTCTTAGTGATTGGGGCTGATATTCTCTCGCGCTGGGTAGATTGGTCAGACCGGAAAACCTGCGTATTATTTGGGGATGGTGCGGGTGCTGTCGTAATGCAGGCTTCGACTAGCGATCGCCTCCTGGGTTTTGAACTCAAGAGTGATGGCACTCAACACCAGTCTCTGAACCTAGGATACAAACCACAGCCTAAAGAACTTGTTGCCGATGTCACTGTCCAAGAAGGCTCCTACCAACCCATCACGATGAATGGCAAAGAAATTTACCGCTTTGCCGTCCAAAAAGTGCCGGAAGTGATAGAGAAAGCCCTGTTTAGAGCAAACATGAGCGTTGACCAAATTGACTGGTTGATCTTGCATCAAGCCAATCAACGCATTCTTGATGCTGTCGCCCAACGGCTGAATATTCCTGCTGATAAAGTCATCAGCAATCTTGCCAACTACGGCAATACTTCTGCTGCAAGCATCCCTTTAGCGCTGGATGAAGCAGTGCGAGAAGGAAAGATTAAACAGGGTGATGTAATTGCTACTTCTGGTTTTGGGGCTGGGCTAACTTGGGGCGCGGCGATTTTCCAATGGGGAAGATAA
- a CDS encoding molybdopterin-dependent oxidoreductase, translated as MQETLNFQVNGNTYSETCPPGTSLLSLLRSLGWVGVHRVCESGDCGSCTVWVDNAAIHSCIYPAMKIDGQAVTTIEGLAIDGELAPMQKAFLECQGFQCGFCTPGMIMSAEKIKYDTEEGLRKALEGNLCRCTGYQGIIDSILFRHTEIKIQENLTPNSKLEIQSPVGQSIPKQDGPTLVTGKPAYTADWSPPGLLHLKVVRSPHPHAHIRQINTDKAKAFPGVHAIFTHEDVPRIPYSTAGHAEPIPDPLDHYLLDNKVRFVGDRVAAVVAESPGIAELACQLIEVDYEILPHLIDPVAAMKGDILIHDEPESSQIYDVHHNIAGKVLLENGDLEEGFAASDLIVENTYHLPAVQHVHLEPHVSVSWLDEDGNLVVRSSTQVPFHCQNLLSKLFYLPKDKIRVYKAQIGGGFGNKQEILSEDLCALATLRTGKPVQWEFTREEEFTATNSRHAMKIRLKTGIKADGTLVAQEMEAISNTGAYGNHAQTVVFLTGCFPLGLYNCPHQRFLGLGVYTNTMPAGAFRGYGATQGNFTVESQLDEIAQALNLDPIQLRLKNIISPEHIIKLGRTGSKDHFHLIGSYGLQECFEKATSALGYVPGMQPVLDGHLRRGFGFAASMQGSGLAKIHSAGVRLSLTASGKYELRTGSVDVGTGSDTTLRQIAADILGVEVADIDLIAGDTHRTPYDSGSYASATVYISGQAVKKAAQIMRSRLLELAAQLLPNQPEETIFTDKTVLQQLAAAAQEQQVFLSVEVEHSADESSLSFAVLGVEVEVDIETGKIKVLRCVQALDIGKAINPRICHGQATGGIVMGLGYALAEELIINEQGRILNSWMRTYRIPSAKDVPPMEIILIEKADPHGPFGAKGIGEIGTNCTAPAIANAVAHATGIRLTQLPMTPERVWKALNQ; from the coding sequence ATGCAAGAAACTCTAAATTTTCAAGTAAATGGCAACACCTATTCAGAAACTTGTCCCCCTGGAACAAGCTTACTAAGTTTATTGCGAAGTTTGGGCTGGGTTGGCGTGCATCGAGTGTGCGAATCTGGTGATTGTGGTAGCTGTACTGTCTGGGTAGATAACGCGGCAATTCATAGCTGTATTTATCCCGCTATGAAAATTGATGGTCAAGCTGTCACCACGATTGAAGGATTGGCAATTGATGGCGAATTGGCACCAATGCAAAAAGCATTTTTGGAGTGCCAAGGTTTTCAGTGTGGGTTCTGTACTCCCGGCATGATTATGAGTGCGGAAAAGATTAAATATGATACTGAAGAAGGCCTCCGCAAAGCCTTAGAAGGAAATTTATGTCGCTGCACTGGTTATCAGGGAATTATTGATAGTATTCTCTTTCGTCATACAGAAATTAAAATTCAAGAAAATTTAACCCCAAATTCAAAATTAGAAATTCAAAGTCCGGTAGGACAAAGTATTCCCAAACAGGATGGGCCAACACTCGTTACAGGTAAACCAGCATATACTGCCGACTGGTCGCCACCTGGATTATTGCATCTTAAGGTAGTGCGATCGCCTCATCCCCACGCCCATATCCGCCAGATCAACACAGACAAAGCAAAAGCCTTTCCCGGCGTTCATGCCATTTTTACCCATGAAGATGTGCCGCGCATCCCCTACAGCACTGCGGGTCATGCAGAACCAATTCCCGACCCTCTCGACCACTACTTATTAGATAATAAGGTGCGTTTTGTAGGCGATCGCGTCGCCGCTGTCGTAGCAGAATCTCCGGGTATTGCAGAATTAGCCTGCCAACTAATCGAAGTGGATTATGAAATTTTACCTCACCTTATCGATCCAGTTGCGGCAATGAAGGGCGATATCCTCATTCATGATGAGCCAGAATCATCTCAAATTTATGACGTTCACCACAATATTGCTGGTAAAGTTCTATTAGAAAATGGCGACCTAGAAGAAGGATTTGCCGCCTCAGATTTAATTGTTGAAAACACTTATCATCTGCCAGCAGTTCAGCACGTTCACTTAGAACCTCATGTTAGTGTAAGTTGGCTGGATGAAGACGGAAATTTAGTAGTTCGTTCCAGCACTCAAGTCCCATTTCACTGTCAAAATTTACTTTCTAAACTTTTCTATTTACCCAAAGACAAAATTCGAGTTTATAAAGCCCAAATTGGCGGCGGATTTGGTAATAAACAAGAAATTCTCTCCGAAGATTTGTGCGCCTTAGCAACACTCCGCACCGGGAAACCCGTGCAATGGGAGTTTACGCGAGAAGAGGAATTTACTGCAACTAATAGCCGCCATGCGATGAAAATTCGCTTGAAAACTGGGATCAAAGCTGATGGTACGCTGGTAGCTCAGGAAATGGAAGCAATTTCTAACACCGGAGCTTATGGAAATCACGCTCAAACTGTGGTTTTTCTCACGGGTTGCTTTCCCCTTGGCTTGTACAATTGCCCGCATCAACGATTTCTCGGTTTAGGCGTTTATACTAACACCATGCCCGCTGGAGCTTTTCGGGGATATGGCGCGACTCAAGGCAACTTTACTGTTGAATCTCAATTAGATGAAATTGCCCAAGCACTCAATTTAGACCCGATTCAATTGCGTCTGAAAAATATTATTTCTCCTGAGCATATCATTAAATTAGGACGCACCGGAAGTAAAGACCATTTCCACTTAATTGGCAGTTATGGCTTACAAGAATGTTTTGAAAAAGCTACCTCAGCCCTTGGTTATGTTCCGGGAATGCAACCCGTATTAGATGGACATTTGCGGCGAGGTTTTGGATTTGCCGCTTCAATGCAAGGAAGCGGTTTGGCGAAAATTCATAGTGCTGGAGTCAGGTTATCGCTAACAGCTTCCGGTAAGTATGAACTAAGAACTGGTTCAGTTGATGTTGGTACTGGTTCAGATACTACTTTGCGGCAAATTGCGGCTGATATTCTTGGGGTAGAAGTTGCTGATATTGACCTGATTGCAGGTGATACCCACCGCACTCCGTATGATTCTGGCTCTTATGCTTCGGCTACTGTTTATATATCAGGACAAGCTGTGAAAAAAGCCGCGCAAATAATGCGATCGCGTCTTTTGGAATTAGCAGCCCAACTCTTGCCTAATCAACCCGAAGAAACCATTTTTACAGATAAAACTGTCTTACAACAACTAGCAGCAGCCGCTCAAGAACAACAGGTATTTCTATCAGTAGAGGTAGAACATTCAGCAGATGAATCTTCCCTAAGTTTTGCAGTTCTGGGTGTGGAAGTAGAAGTTGATATTGAGACAGGGAAAATCAAAGTTTTACGATGCGTTCAAGCCCTTGATATCGGCAAAGCAATTAATCCTAGAATTTGTCACGGACAAGCCACTGGCGGAATTGTGATGGGATTAGGATATGCTCTTGCGGAAGAACTCATAATCAACGAACAAGGGCGAATTCTTAATTCTTGGATGCGTACTTATCGCATCCCTTCTGCCAAAGATGTACCGCCGATGGAAATCATTTTAATCGAGAAAGCTGACCCCCACGGCCCGTTTGGAGCAAAAGGCATCGGAGAGATTGGAACCAATTGTACGGCACCTGCGATCGCTAATGCTGTCGCCCATGCCACAGGCATCAGATTAACTCAACTTCCCATGACACCAGAACGAGTCTGGAAAGCATTAAATCAGTAA
- a CDS encoding Zn-dependent hydrolase: MTFISPLAVNSDRLNRSIANLAEIGKLPNSGVRRLAYSQEDLQARQLMQGWMIEAGMTVRIDAAGNIIGTYPGQQQAPALATGSHIDTVPSGGRYDGVLGVLAGIEAVRLLHENRIALTHPVEVIVFADEEGTMIGAKAMSGSVVKDPEYYSRRDRASIQTCLQLIGGNWDKIATAKRTRSDIAAYVELHVEQGGVLESLGREIGVVEGIVSQHRYKITITGCPNHAGTTPMHQRQDALVAGAQVILAVNDLAKNTPGQQVGTVGALNVFPNAANIVPGRVEMTVDIRDLSQTHVEGIAAQLEERLKAIASATKTEMAIAPILQTIPTLATPQIQQAIVQACFSLKLTHCTMPSRASHDAQEIGHFTDMGMIFVPSKAGISHAENEYTSPEQCTQGANVLLQTLLHLDQIYTARSRFPS, encoded by the coding sequence ATGACATTTATTTCCCCGCTGGCGGTGAATAGCGATCGCCTCAACCGCAGCATCGCCAACCTCGCAGAAATTGGCAAACTCCCTAACAGCGGCGTGCGCCGTCTTGCTTACTCTCAGGAAGATTTACAAGCGCGTCAGCTGATGCAAGGCTGGATGATTGAGGCAGGTATGACAGTTCGCATAGATGCCGCTGGTAACATCATTGGCACTTATCCGGGTCAGCAGCAAGCACCAGCATTAGCTACAGGTTCCCACATTGATACAGTACCCTCTGGCGGACGCTACGACGGCGTTTTGGGGGTGTTGGCGGGAATTGAAGCTGTGCGACTATTGCACGAAAACCGTATCGCACTAACTCATCCGGTGGAAGTAATTGTATTTGCGGACGAAGAAGGCACAATGATAGGTGCTAAGGCGATGTCGGGTAGTGTTGTAAAAGACCCAGAATATTATAGTCGCCGCGATCGCGCCTCAATTCAAACTTGTTTACAACTCATTGGTGGAAATTGGGATAAAATTGCCACAGCAAAACGCACTCGCTCTGATATCGCTGCCTACGTCGAATTACACGTCGAACAGGGAGGAGTGCTGGAGAGTTTGGGTAGGGAAATAGGTGTTGTCGAAGGCATTGTTAGCCAGCATCGGTATAAAATTACCATCACAGGTTGCCCAAATCACGCTGGAACTACCCCAATGCACCAGCGACAGGATGCTTTAGTAGCAGGCGCTCAAGTAATTTTAGCTGTAAATGATCTAGCTAAGAATACTCCCGGTCAACAAGTGGGAACAGTGGGAGCCTTGAATGTCTTTCCCAATGCTGCCAATATTGTACCGGGACGAGTTGAGATGACGGTAGATATCCGCGACTTATCTCAAACTCATGTTGAGGGAATAGCAGCGCAGTTGGAAGAAAGATTGAAAGCGATCGCTAGTGCAACGAAAACTGAGATGGCGATCGCCCCGATTTTACAAACTATACCAACTCTCGCAACACCACAGATTCAACAGGCAATTGTTCAAGCTTGCTTCTCATTGAAACTTACCCATTGTACAATGCCTAGCCGTGCCAGTCACGATGCACAAGAAATAGGACATTTCACCGATATGGGCATGATTTTTGTCCCCAGCAAAGCAGGTATCAGTCACGCAGAAAATGAATATACCTCGCCAGAACAATGTACTCAAGGCGCAAATGTGCTGTTACAAACTTTGTTACATCTAGACCAAATTTACACAGCGCGATCGCGCTTTCCAAGCTAG
- a CDS encoding AI-2E family transporter, with product MSEPLGKSLWERLNNSALVRFLLLFACGWAAVEILEYFETVIVIFTFAAIVAFLLSYPVRSLHRFVPHGVAVTVVFIFGMTLIVGLTVTVGISVVSQGQQLIESLTTFFNSMLPLLERLENYLRQRNIQVNLNLIEEQFREQLLAGLGIGLGYSLATIQIFFANFLNLILIAVVSFFMLLDGDRLWNLLIKFVPNHLQNRVTLVIKRKFLGFFRGQLLLSLFLTTSSFIVFLVLNVPFALLLAIITGLFDLIPGIGATLGVGIVFIILLSQNVWLAIQVVAACIVLQQLQDNLISPRIMQNSLNINPVVVFFALLVGARVAGLLGIFISIPITGVIVSLFEIDEMKAEV from the coding sequence ATGAGCGAACCATTAGGCAAAAGTTTGTGGGAACGACTCAACAACTCGGCTTTAGTGAGATTTCTGCTATTGTTTGCCTGTGGCTGGGCTGCGGTAGAAATTTTAGAATATTTTGAGACGGTTATTGTCATTTTTACGTTTGCAGCAATTGTAGCTTTTTTGTTGAGCTATCCGGTGCGATCGCTACATCGTTTTGTGCCTCACGGCGTAGCTGTAACTGTAGTTTTTATTTTCGGCATGACTTTGATCGTTGGTCTGACGGTTACAGTGGGGATCTCAGTTGTATCCCAAGGGCAACAATTAATTGAAAGTTTGACTACGTTTTTCAATTCTATGTTGCCGCTACTAGAGCGATTAGAAAACTACCTTCGACAACGAAATATACAAGTAAACTTAAATCTTATCGAAGAGCAGTTTAGAGAGCAGTTACTCGCTGGGCTTGGAATAGGGCTTGGTTACAGTCTGGCAACAATTCAAATATTTTTTGCAAACTTTCTGAACTTGATATTAATTGCGGTTGTTTCTTTTTTCATGCTTTTAGATGGGGACAGACTTTGGAATTTACTAATTAAATTTGTTCCCAATCACCTACAAAACAGAGTTACACTTGTAATAAAACGGAAGTTTTTAGGCTTTTTTAGAGGACAATTATTGTTAAGTTTGTTTCTGACTACTTCTAGTTTTATTGTATTTTTAGTTTTAAACGTACCTTTTGCATTGCTTTTAGCAATAATTACAGGATTATTTGACTTGATTCCTGGGATTGGAGCGACTTTAGGAGTGGGGATAGTTTTTATTATTTTGCTATCTCAAAATGTTTGGTTAGCAATTCAAGTAGTAGCAGCGTGTATTGTACTTCAGCAGCTACAAGATAACTTGATCTCCCCTCGGATTATGCAAAATTCGCTCAATATTAATCCAGTAGTGGTATTTTTTGCCTTGTTAGTAGGTGCAAGAGTAGCAGGATTATTGGGTATATTTATTTCGATTCCTATTACTGGGGTAATAGTAAGCTTGTTTGAGATTGACGAAATGAAAGCCGAAGTATAG